A stretch of Ipomoea triloba cultivar NCNSP0323 chromosome 11, ASM357664v1 DNA encodes these proteins:
- the LOC115997104 gene encoding 40S ribosomal protein S16: MATAAVESVQCFGRKKTAVAVTHCKRGRGLIKINGVPIELIQPEILRYKAFEPILLLGRHRFAGVDMRIRVKGGGHTSQIYAIRQSIAKALVAFYQKYVDEQSKKEIKDILVRYDRTLLVADPRRCEPKKFGGRGARARFQKSYR, encoded by the coding sequence ATGGCAACTGCGGCGGTAGAATCGGTTCAGTGTTTCGGACGGAAGAAGACTGCAGTGGCCGTTACCCACTGCAAACGCGGCCGTGGACTCATAAAGATCAATGGCGTTCCAATCGAGCTCATCCAGCCGGAGATTCTCCGCTACAAGGCCTTCGAGCCTATCCTCCTGTTGGGGCGCCACAGATTCGCCGGAGTGGACATGCGAATCCGCGTCAAGGGCGGCGGTCACACCTCCCAAATATACGCCATCCGTCAGTCCATTGCCAAGGCCCTCGTCGCCTTTTACCAGAAGTACGTCGACGAACAGTCGAAGAAGGAGATAAAGGACATACTCGTGCGCTACGACAGGACATTGCTCGTTGCTGACCCCAGGCGCTGCGAGCCCAAGAAGTTCGGTGGTCGCGGTGCTCGTGCCAGGTTCCAGAAGTCTTACCGTTga